The Chanos chanos chromosome 6, fChaCha1.1, whole genome shotgun sequence genome includes a region encoding these proteins:
- the LOC115814009 gene encoding immunoglobulin superfamily member 11-like yields MCRDQMLGTVMLRNISTGTSGLYQCTASNAIGKSTCLLNLQVIAPQPQSVALIAGTIATGVLALIICSLLVLVTLFYWRNKNKYEEDEIPNEIREDDLPPKRLSSVKAFHADASSSENDTLTSTNTYNSRYWHNPKSNYDTNSYTRYNGDTRQTFTAGSHGVGATNTRPAYTNGSHTLPPPKTLVVTTNSAPSPPVMTRSNGSLSLRPPTATPAVLGHGQHTHSYAVSQATLERMGAVPVMVPAQSRAGSLV; encoded by the exons ACCAGATGCTTGGAACAGTGATGCTCAGAAACATCAGCACTGGCACGTCTGGTCTCTACCAGTGTACAGCCTCCAACGCCATCGGAAAGAGCACCTGCCTACTGAACCTGCAAGTCATAGCGC CCCAGCCGCAGAGCGTGGCTCTCATCGCCGGCACCATCGCCACCGGAGTGCTGGCCCTCATCATCTGCTCCCTCTTGGTCCTGGTCACTCTCTTCTACTGGAGGAATAAGAACAAGTATGAGGAGGACGAGATTCCCAATGAGATCAG GGAAGATGACCTTCCCCCGAAGAGGTTGTCATCTGTGAAGGCGTTCCACGCCGATGCCTCGTCCTCAGAGAATGACACTCTTACGTCCACAAACACCTACAACAGTCGCTACTGGCACAACCCCAAATCAAACTACGACACCAACTCCTACACCCGCTACAACGGGGACACCAGGCAAACCTTCACGGCCGGAAGCCATGGCGTGGGGGCCACCAACACAAGGCCCGCTTACACCAATGGAAGCCACACCCTCCCTCCACCCAAGACTCTGGTGGTCACCACTAACTCCGCCCCCTCACCGCCCGTCATGACCAGAAGTAACGGCTCCCTCAGCCTGCGACCGCCCACCGCCACGCCAGCGGTGCTTGGGCACGGACAACACACGCATTCGTACGCCGTGAGCCAGGCCACGCTGGAGCGCATGGGCGCTGTGCCCGTAATGGTGCCAGCGCAGAGCAGAGCTGGCTCTCTGGTCTAA